The Mercenaria mercenaria strain notata unplaced genomic scaffold, MADL_Memer_1 contig_3135, whole genome shotgun sequence genome includes a window with the following:
- the LOC128552766 gene encoding uncharacterized protein LOC128552766: MTWLIDSGKAAECITTNCVQYPPYVIENIEFSTDTTNGVFNMTINPVTFKADGRVIKCEDGSDTVHVILAVKVFPKQITTTISESKIDSHDMINITAMSGCVFPSSAISLQWYYYEAGEAPKLYKMSLPTVSVLPVCKSGTCGGDGVVQMSSTLSILEVQTGREYYFQIAINHEDADSKDIVLVNSTRSYKIKQIPSKIAQATELPVTGIVVGALAAFLVMVSVIIVVVFTVRRSLPTLRRNLLSADSTTNCMEPAIDNVERKEEGSAKPALKYDRQAS, from the exons ATGACCTGGTTAATAGACTCTGGTAAAGCAGCAGAATGCATAACAACCAACTGTGTTCAATACCCGCCATACgtaattgaaaatattgaattttccACTGACACAACCAATGGAGTATTCAACATGACAATCAATCCAGTTACATTTAAAGCTGATGGACGTGTTATAAAATGTGAAGATGGTTCGGatactgtacatgttatactggCAGTGaaag tttttccTAAACAAATCACAACAACAATATCCGAATCAAAAATTGACAGCCACGATATGATCAATATAACTGCGATGTCCGGATGTGTATTTCCTAGTTCAGCAATAAGTTTGCAATGGTATTATTATGAG GCAGGCGAAGCACCTAAGCTTTACAAGATGAGTTTACCAACTGTTAGTGTTTTACCTGTATGCAAATCTGGAACTTGCGGCGGAGATGGAGTAGTTCAGATGTCAAGCACACTTTCTATACTGGAGGTACAGACTGGCAgagaatattattttcaaattgcaaTCAATCATGAAGATGCTGACAGTAAAGACATCGTTTTGGTGAACTCAACtagaagttacaaaataaaac AAATTCCTTCCAAGATCGCCCAGGCAACGGAACTACCAGTCACCGGTATAGTAGTGGGAGCACTTGCAGCATTTCTAGTCATGGTTAGTGTGATCATAGTGGTGGTATTTACAGTTAGGAGAAGTCTGCCTACTTTAAG AAGGAATTTGCTGTCTGCCGATTCCACAACCAATTGTATGGAACCTGCCATTGACAATGTAGAAAGAAAAGAGGAAGGAAGTGCCAAACCTGCATTAAAATATGATAGACAAGCATCAG